A single window of Rhodamnia argentea isolate NSW1041297 chromosome 5, ASM2092103v1, whole genome shotgun sequence DNA harbors:
- the LOC125315262 gene encoding ribonuclease 3-like protein 3: protein MESSKEEESLPDHEEEGEEEALIVELGELDIHGKEGGSKLESNRIECQPSLDDVEEILQYKFNDKRLLEEALTHHTFTGKTFCYERLEYIGDSVLNLLFAKELYFMYPDMEPGSPTRLRAANVDTEKLARAAIKLGLHQYMHHRKPFFEDQIQEFKRQILDFPLHSCGLVDAPKSLADIVESTIGAVFVDSNWSMDTVWKVSKSMLEPIISPTTLKLHPVTELYELCQKKSLMLSFKDLWSESSSFFVFIDGQLVGRGTYKPKKDIALNRAAKDALENISRLLCDK from the exons ATGGAAtcttcaaaagaagaagagtcaCTTCCTGATcacgaggaagaaggagaagaggaagcgCTTATCGTTGAATTGGGAGAGCTCGACATACATGGAAAAGAAGGCGGTTCCAAACTGGAATCGAATCGCATTGAGTGCCAACCGAGCCTCGACGATGTCGAAGAGATCTTGCAGTACAAGTTCAATGACAAAAGATTGCTCGAAGAAGCTCTCACTCATCACACGTTCACGGGCAAGACTTTTTGCTACGAGAGATTGGAGTACATCGGAGACTCAGTGCTCAATTTGTTGTTCGCCAAGGAATTGTACTTCATGTATCCAGACATGGAACCCGGGTCACCGACCCGACTCCGGGCAGCCAATGTGGACACTGAAAAGCTCGCACGCGCGGCAATCAAGCTCGGGTTGCATCAGTATATGCACCATAGGAAGCCTTTTTTTGAGGATCAA ATTCAAGAATTCAAACGACAGATTCTAGATTTCCCATTGCATTCATGTGGTCTAGTTGACGCGCCAAAGTCTTTAGCCGATATCGTCGAATCAACCATCGGTGCCGTCTTCGTTGATAGCAATTGGTCAATGGACACGGTGTGGAAG GTCTCAAAAAGCATGTTGGAGCCGATAATTAGTCCAACAACTTTAAAATTGCATCCAGTCACCGAGCTATATGAACTGTGCCAAAAGAAGAGTTTGATGTTGAGCTTCAAGGATCTGTGGAGTGAAAGTTCAAGTTTCTTCGTATTTATAGACGGCCAGCTGGTGGGAAGAGGCACATACAAACCCAAGAAGGACATTGCGCTGAATAGAGCAGCCAAAGATGCCTTAGAAAACATCTCAAGATTACTCTGCGACAAATAG